The Mangifera indica cultivar Alphonso chromosome 12, CATAS_Mindica_2.1, whole genome shotgun sequence DNA window AGTTGCAAAGGTTAGTGATTCATGGAAATTTATGGTGTGCttttaatgtcttttttttaaattgtttcaaCTTAATTTGTATCCTGCTCATTCACTGGTGTTCAGATTTCTCAACTGCCTCTGACCTTCAAGGAAATCATTTACAACTATAGGAAACAACCACAATGTAAACCACAAGTTTTTCGCAGCGTGTTTATTGACTGTTCATCTGCACGCCAAAATGGGGTATGTTAGTAATGCATTTCTCACTTGGTAGTAATTTTTATAAGGAATATAACTTTGGAGTGGTTTCGAAGCAGAGAACCGAGCCGGATCATGTtgatattataacattttacaacaaaatatttGTTCCTGCCGTAAAGCCTCTTCTGGTGGAACTTGGACCTGCCGGAACAAACATGAGAACTAACCGAGTTTCTGAAGTTAACCATAATAATAATGGTACTCATTTCTCACCTTAAGGATTTAGTGTCTCCTTTTGCATAATAAGCTTAAGAATTTTCTTTCATATCCAATTAGGTCAATGCCCTGGATCGCCTCAAGTATCTCCGTTTCCAACCCTTCCTGATATGTCCCCTAAGAAAGTATCTGCAGTACACAATGTATATGTTTCTCCTTTACGGACATCCAAGGtactttgttttgttcttttcaaTAGATTTTTACTTGGAGGGATTCTGGTgctctcttttctttttgtggCAACCATGGTTTCTGTTTTCTCTTGAAGCAAtatgtgagagaaaataaagattacTGCCTGTTTATGGTTTCACGAGttgtttgaaattatattatccTATGTCtggcttaatttttattttaactgagAAATGTTTATTGTCTATAGTagtctttatttttgtttctgcaaatatatatttataaaaattttttgcaATGCATATCTTCTGTTCAGTTTTGCGCAACTTTGCAAAATGCTTTTACTTTACAAATATGATGGGAAAAATATAGTACTTGTGGCTGGTTCGGGGTTTAAAAAAAGCCTAGAGAATAGATTTGGAGGTTCTTATGTCTGGTGACTTTTTTTTCACTCTGGTTGTCAGTTAATTTGCCTTTAGATTTTGGAGAACCCAGttaggtttttgatatattttgataacTGAAGGTCATCAATTTAGTGATTGCTGTAATTGTAACTCAATTTCTCTACAGTAACATATAATCTTCAAATCTCAACTGTGGATTATTGGTGGTCAATTTTagaaacataattaaattgGTGGGGATGCAAAAGCAGCAGCATGATCCCACTTTTGTATGCTAAATAATTCATGTATGAAACCAGGAATAAATCCCAAAGCTTTAGGGATTAAAATTCCAATTTAGTCCTTTTTTTCCCCTAGTTTAGCTGATTTGATTCTGATTGCTTTCCTCGTTTGTTGTTGTAAACTATGTATTAATTCATGTATTCACTATTGGATTAAATCAAAATGAGAATTTGTCAACCTCTTTCAGTTCTTGTTTCAATTCAAAGAATAGTTATTTTTTCTGTGTCTGATTTCCATGCTATAATGTATTCACATATGTATTATTAATCATTCTGTTTTATGTATACAGATGGATGCTTTGATTTCACATAGCTCTAAAAGTTATTATGCCTGTGTTGGAGAAAGTACTCACGCTTACCAGAGCCCTTCAAAAGATCTAACTGACATTAACAACCGCTTGAATGGGTAATTTGTCTCTTCATGATTGAGTTTTATAATTGTATGCCATGTTTCTTTCTATCATTTTACATTTTGATGTCTTTGTTTGCTTCAGCACCCGCAAGATCAGAGGCATACTTAACTTTGACGAGGATGTTGGTTTGGTTAGTGATTCTATGGTGGCCAACAGCCTCTACATTCAAAACGGGAGTTGCGCATCATCATCAGGTGCACTGTTGAAATCTGAGCAACCTGATTCGTAAAATATTGCTTGCATGGCATAGCATACTGACATGTTTGTATATTCGAGTCTCTTGATTCATCATATACTTAATTTATACTGGAAGTTGATATGGGGTATACCATGAGCAGTGAGTTGTTGTAGAATAGCCTCCATCATCCCCATTTTGCTTATCAATCTTGTATCAGATAGCCAGCTCAAAGAAATGAAGTTTCCTCCGGTTAGTCCAATGAAATTTGGTTTTTGTGGCTGCTTGTACCAGAATCCGTTCTTGTACAAGTAAGTGTGTTTGGACTTCCAAATGGCCGAATCTTTCCACAAATGTGCATACTTTGCTTTCATGTGAATTCAATACAAGTATAAGTACTTAAAATGAGTATTAAATTGGTTCTTAATGATGACGTCTCTAAGAAGAAATAtgttgaatatattaataaaaactattttattactAGCGATGAATCTCAATCATCCAAACACAGTAAGCTTGATTGAAGGCAGATTACTTGGGAACTTCTATGCGAAGAATTATCACTGTACTCTAGACTTTAGACTGATTGCTGTTTGTGAgtatattgttatttgttatcCTTGTTGGAGTCCTAGCTCTCGTTCACTCCCTTGTTGAAGTTCGAACCGCCCTCCAACCATCATCATCGTCTTCGTCAACCAGTCCCAACTACAAGCAAATCTTCAGGGCTCAGCCCCTCTGTTAACGGAAAATCATCCCTCGTAGATAATCTTGCATCCAAGCGATCGGAGGTTCCATTATTgcttatgtatttttttatactttggCTTTGTGTTGTTTGAATGTGGAGTGATCGGAAAGAGAAGAATGGATTTTGTGGATGGTGCAGCTTGTGGAGAGATAGGGTAACTCTAGATTTTGTGTAGATAGAGCTGATGGCAAACGAGAAAATTCTGCTTTTTTACTTCTTCCATTCCTTTTAATTTCTGGGTTTATCATGTGGTTTTCTTTGGGTAAATtgttgtgtttatttttttaatgaattatgattaaaatagaattgaGACTAAATTGTAACAAATTAATTACCGTACTGTATCTAGTTAAACTGAAATTAgaaagacaaattttttattagagatagaATAGATGTCTGTTTTGCTGTGTTTAAAGAGACAAAATATAGTGAGGGTgttgttttagtttaataaaataatttaaataatatgtaatttaaatgtatattaatttattgggATATTTTTTATGGTAAACCAGTCATTTACTGTTGAAACATAACAGAATATAGTAATAGAAATggataatagataaatatttggtttttttttacttattaatagGTGAGAATTTAACAtctcaacaaaccttgggtgggaaatagtcttttggccgataataaaaatttggcttGTTAATTGGAcatattaaaagatttaaatccAGTTAACTTGTTTCAAACCTGTTTCAGGTCTTCCCATCCGAGCTTCTCATTTGTTTCAAACCTATTTCAGGTCTGCCCCTGCAATGttacaaattatcaaaatttcctTACAATTTTAGAAACCTTTAAAAACGCCCCCGAAGAAACTGATTGAAAATAATCATCTCAAACAATCATAAACGgtcattatatataatattctttaaCTTAGTAATATCATTACAAGCACTACTCTTTGAGTTAATAATAGCGGTACAAACCCTATGCTTTTTGGGTGTCAACCAGGCTTTTGACTTGTCGAAGCTAATCGACCCTACAAAACCTTAAATTCTAaaccttaaaatattaaataaagcTCCATTCAAACCTTAACTCTATACACACGCGGAGCAATCTAAGCTCATACTTAACCCAATTGTCAAACTTaaataaagaatataataatattatatgaataaataatatatataattttattcataaataatacgtataaatttatataaatattactttatatttaatttaaaattatctaatcacataataacatcattatttatacacaaacaatgacttgttatcatataattaaatattaatttatttttaatttaaaactatctaattacataataatatattattatttatacacaaaattattcacattatttattcatataattttatcatatcaaataatatcGACTTCTGTAAGAaactttcataattttaattcatattgatgattaacaaaaaccaaattttttaatcaaactcaGTAATAAGAGCAGCCAactaatcataattttaattcatattgaTGCTTTAACAAAAACCAATCACAGAGAAGTCAGATAAAGACTTCTAGAGGATTTAACTCCTAACTCAAAACTCCACAATAATCTAAGTGCTTAACAGAACACAAACACCttggagaatattgatgattaAATAACCACAGAAATCTAATCAAAGAGTGAGAATCCCATGTCGTCATCACTCTCCTccttctcttccttcttctcctCAGCAGGAGGAGCCTCAGCAGCAGCACCGCCTGCAGGAGCCGCGGCAGCAGCTCCACCACCTCCAATAAAAGCTCCACCACCAACAGCACCTACAATTACCTGTAGCAAACCAAATTTCTTTtacattaaaaacaaaaggcAACAAATAGCAATAAAAGGCATAATTGCAACTTCACAACCAGTAGACACATTGAACAAGAGTTCCTCTTAGAAAATCACTACATAATTTCACACAAGGGGCCAGTGCTAGCAATTGTCACCAGTGCAGTCACATAGCCCCTCCTTGTGCACCTGTCAAATTCTCATAATTACGAttgcaaaatttattaaatataagtaAAGACATTGTTAAAATCATTCATCTCTATCATATATTAGTTCCTACGTTTCAACCAGCCACAGGAAGTTTTGGCAATATATCCTTACattctaaaaatcataattttattcctCCATAAAAGTCCAAGTTGGAGGTTCTGGTCTCAGTCtcacaaataaaacaataagcaaaacaaaattatttcaatttaatttgagatgaaaacatGCAATTGCATTAATATTTGCAGCAACAACACTAGACTTTGCATTctaaaaacaaaccaaaacaCATATCTAAAATCATAgccaaattaaattacaactaTTAGAACCAAAAGAAAATCAACACCTTAACAAAACAAAGGCAAATGAGAAATAAATATCCAAAACCCATATATCCATATcacatttaacataaaaaactGTTATCTTTCATAAATAAAAGGTTAGTGCATCCCAAAACTGTAATTAATATAGTATCCTTTTTCCTATATCAATCCAACCAGATGGCTTTTATTACAGGAAAAGTAACGTTACCGGAAATGAACATAATAAGAATTCATATCACACAAATTATCGATCAACAAACTTTTGCAGAAACAAAcaattaactattaaatcaatcaaatctatTCTTCTATCATAGAAAACAATGCTCGATCTAACGGAAAGTAGCATATATTTagagaaattatataaacagataaagagaagaagagagttAAAAGACCTGGAATACGGCAGAAGCAGGAGtgatgaaagagaaagaggacTGAACTCCTCCGCATGAATCGACGGCGAGAGAAGTTTGGACCAACTTTCTCTGCAACTCATAAGTAGACCCAGCCGAGGCTTCTAAGTCGCCGCAAACCTGCTTCCCGGACCACTCGCTGCCGTTGCTTCTGCAGACGTAAGTGAAGACACCCATGGCTTCTGCctgattttttgattttcaaaCACCTAAGAGCTCAATCCCTTATTTGATTGGAACGGCAGTTGGTGCAGGGACGATTATTTATAGTCGATGGAGGCGCAACCCTAGTAGGGTATTCTGGAGGAGGGCAATTGTGTAAATACGAATTGTCTCCGCCAAATGGGATCCCCTCCTTAGACAACCCCAATGTATGAAATAATTTCCCAGTTCCcctcattttaaatttttattgcaaACTTCCCctcctttatctttttttttttttaaaaaaaatctatagaAGGAATTAACTGAGGGTTAAATCCGTAAAATCAGATATCATGCggttaaaaaaatactaagtTGATAAAAAGCAACCGTTAtccaatcaaaattttcattttaaagttatatagttttgtaatttaatgtCAGTGAATTGttttgaatagttaaaaaacCAGTGACATTCAAAGCTTAGGGTAATTACCTTAAAGAGAGTAGTTTAGGCGgcaaaataaaagttttatgtataaattagtGGTTGTAAGGTCAATCACCTAATctaaagtttattttgtttagtgTGATTGGTTCTTCGaatacaaataatgatgtattattatacaattgaataatattaaattaaagataaaataacacttaatcacgtAATGATACGTTATTATTGGAATTTAAATTGTTACTCATTATATTATAAGTGttcataattttacttaaacaagATAGACACAACACCTCCATAGTCATTGATGCCACATTAGAATTACTATACACCATTGTATATATGCAAAgtaaataggccaaaagacttgttcccacccaaggtatagtgaattatcaaagttatactctctaactttcaaaaatctatgAGACAATTTCtatcaaaaattttagttagggtTAAAGGTAACAccattatttattgaaatttttttaaaaattaaagttttatcacattttcttccCCATGTTTAaaaatcttgtaattttttcctacccaaagtttgaaaaatgacaatttaccccttagggttttttcttcttttcttcagcAACGATCTACCATTTTCAATCGTCGGTCATCATCCCTCCCGCTTTATCTCTCCCTTTCTTTTTTGACCACCGATCAACAAAAATCGTCTAGATTTATAAACAAACATAATCTATAATTACTACCAAAAATTGTTTAGAAATCTagacgattttttttttatttatggttCAAGAGGAGTGGAAAAGATAAGGCAGGAGGGAGGACAACCGATAGTTAGAGATAACGGATCGTTGTAGGAAAAAAGAGGAAACCCTCTAGgggaaattattgtttttcaaactttgaaaggaaatttaaggaaaaattgtgagatttttcaATTGAGGGGGTGAAATGGgacaaaaatttagtttttaaaatttttttattaaacaaaggttttactcttaacttcatagataaatatttgagtttttaaatactaaaagatattattttgagattttactatgaAGGGGGGCTGGGTTATGTTAAAACCACTAATCCCATTATTTATGTGTCAGTGTGCatatataaaagtgaaaaaaaaaatgataaacttGTTTAGAATGATTTATCAATTGAGATAACTTATTAATGATTTACAAAAGATTATGTTGATGGATTTGGGAATTTTCATCTCAATGATGGTTTGAATGGCAAACATAagagatatttaaatataaaaatatgagtttaaaatccactaaaattatataaataaatttatggttttaaaatttaatgatttactatttattttacttgTCACTTATttcaatgattaaaaaatagtaattatagattaattgaaattatattttaatgatgCTAATTATTTTCTCCCTTCTGAAAGTACCTCTtcaatttcattgaatttcTTACTACCAACAATATTTATCAATCTCATAACacaaatcattttcatcttcttcacctATCTCATATTCTATCCATTTTCACATCTCTCAACAATCATGTATTTTCTCATTTAAGGTAACATTCTTTTGTTGCTCTTTATTTATAATCGTGTTTagacatgatgatatatattgtACAACTTATTGTGCTAATGGGTTAGTCTTATCaagatatgttataatataaattttgtatgttAGGTCAGCTTACTAGATAAAGAGAGTCTATGACACAACTCATGACTTTTAAGTAGTGTCATGTAAGACCCTTAACAGGTTGtctcatttgtttttacaattcacctatctaattataaaagtttaacaatattttaattttaaattaatatttaattattttttaataattttttgttgattgtGTTATTAGGCCAGCCTAAGGCCCTAACACAACTTGCATGACGTATGGATTGTGTTAAAAAAAGAGGGGCTTAGTTCATCTTATACGCTAATTTGACCTTTTTGATATGCCTAATTATGTTAAAtgtgaattattattatattatttatcattgttaGAGTAGTGTAAATTAGTTGACACCTCTAGATAAATGGCTTGAAGAGTGCTTGAGGTTTAATCATTGCATTTTCTGACCATATTCATGGATTTTAATAGAAAACtaagttttatttaagttatgttTTATGGCTGAAACACAAAGATTTGACTAAAAAACATAGAGACGAAGAAAAAGGTTGACCAATAAGATGTGTagcataatattactttttgaagtttattatcttataatttatttagttttatattgtataataaatgttaaattttttaaataatatatattatgaattttttgcaCTTATTGCAAAACTataggataaaaattttaaaaacattaggaAGATACAACTATATTGCTTGTTTTATCTACTCTACTAAATTCCatgtaaatttattatatataaaaaaaaattggaggaAATTTAGAGACCTCTTTATCATTAACAAAGGTTGGGGTGATGTTGCCGGCGGTCATTGATGGACGGagagattaagaaaaaaatcttaggATTTGGGGGAGAAGAAAATTACTTTTTAGAGTTGAAGCGTAAGGATgaagtattaatttttaaaatctgaagaaaaaataaaataaaataaaataatatatttttaatattattgttaaattatgattttat harbors:
- the LOC123230342 gene encoding 60S acidic ribosomal protein P3-like produces the protein MGVFTYVCRSNGSEWSGKQVCGDLEASAGSTYELQRKLVQTSLAVDSCGGVQSSFSFITPASAVFQVIVGAVGGGAFIGGGGAAAAAPAGGAAAEAPPAEEKKEEKEESDDDMGFSLFD